Genomic segment of Deltaproteobacteria bacterium:
CAAGGGCCCTTCTTACATACTCCTCTGCTTTATCTATATCTCCATCATTAATAAAGACATTATAAAGTTTTTCCGCAATTCCGGATGCTTCTATAAACTTTTTTCCCTGTATGTAGAGTTCAAAAAGTTCTATAAGTGCTATTCTATTACCAGAACTTATTGTAAGGATTTGATTTAATTTTTCTATTGCCTTTGCGTTTAAACCATAACGCTTGTACACCTGAGCCTCGGAAAAAAATTTCTCTATATCTTCGCCGGATAAAGATGTTCCGCTGCCTTTTTCTGTATCCTCAGTAACTTTTTTTTGCTTAATATCATCCGCTTGTTTTATCAAATTGTCTGCAGCGGGTTTTAGGGGTTCTCTTGATTCAATAGGCTCTGCGTGTATCTCTGTATCCGCTTCCGGAGATGAGTTTTTGGGCAGGCTGCTTCCAATAACAGTCTGGAGAGCTTGTTCATCAGAAGGATCAAGTTCCAAGACCTTTTTATATATATCCACCGCTTCATTTTTTAAGCCTTCCTTTGTATAAAGCTTTGCAACTTCTTTGTACGCGTTGATAGCAAGTGGATACTTTTCTAATGCTGCATAAGCCTTTGCAAGGGCGAGGAGTACTTCTGAATCGGATTTACTTAAGTTTATAATTTCCTTTACCTTTAGAAGTACTTTCTGATAATCACCTCTTTTAAGGTAAAGTTTTATCAATTGTTTTAACACACTTATTTCACCGGGCTTAACAATCAACATTTTCTCATACACGGTTATCAGATCTATTACTTTTTTAGCTTCTATTAATTTTTGTGCGATATTTGAAAGTTCCGTGTACGCTTTATCTTTCATTCCGTTTTTAATGTACAGCTCTGATAGCTTCATCTTGCCTGCAAGATTTGACGGCTCAATTTCCGTTAATCTCTGAAGAATCTGTAAGGCCTCTGTTATTTTACCCTCTTTCTCGTATAGCGCAATTGCGGTTTTATAGTGTGACATTGCATCCGCACCAAGATTTTTCTTGGTAAACAACTCCGCAAGTTTCATATAAATTGTGGGGAGTGTCGGATTTATACTCATGACCTGTCGATAAACAGCTATAGCCTTATCGTAAAAGCCGTTTTGCTTAAATAGATTGGCTGCAAAATCATAGTACTTTACAGCCTCTTCTTTTTGTTCCAATTTTAAGAATAGTTCCGCAATCTTTAAGGCAACCTGATTATTTTTAGGATCAGCCTCAAGAATCCTTTGCAAATCTTTTATAGCTTTATCAAACTGATTCTTGGCTATAAATTTATTTGCGCTATCCAATAATTTATTTTTATCTAAAGCAGCCAACAAGTCTCCTTATCGAATCGTTCCAATAATAGATATAACTTACATGTCGGTAATTGTCAAACCTGTGCAAGCATCAATAAAAGTTATAAAGTTGAAAAATCAGAGAAATAAGTGTCCCCTTAGAAAGTAATAAGGACTAGTGCATCCGATCTGCAATCCTTGATCAGGGACAGACTATCGCGTCTGTCCCTGATATCCTCACTCTAACATACTGACTGCTTGTTCTATACGTTCAAGCCCTTTTTTAATAGTATCAAGGGATGTGGCATATGATAGCCTTATATTTTCTTCTGCTCCGAATGGTGCACCTGGAACAACGGCAACCTTTACCTGATTAAGCAAAAAATCAGCAAAATCAAAAGAATCTTTTATAATCGTGCCTTTAAATTTCTTACCATACAAGGCACTTATATTAGGGAACGCATAAAATGCGCCCTTCGGTGTAATACATTTTATACCTTTTATCTTGTTTAATCCGTCCACGAGATATTTTCTTCTTTTATCGAATTCGTTAACCATCTTGCCAACAGAATCTTGCGGGCCTCTCAATGCCTCTGCACTTGCTTTCATTGCAATAGATGTTGGGTTGGATGTGCTCTGGCTCTGAATATTCTTCATTGCCTTGATGATTTCTTTTGGACCAGCGGTAAAACCAATCCGCCATCCTGTCATAGCATAAGTCTTGGATACACCGTGAACGAGTAGAGTCCTTGATTTCATGTCTTTTGCCTGAGCAATTGTAGAAAATTTCTCTCCGTCATAGATAAGCTTTTCATATATATCATCCGTAACGACAAAAATATTATGTTTTTTTACCACCTCTGCGATTGCTTCAAGATCCTTCTTTGGATAAACAGCACCCGATGGATTACCGGGGCTGTTTATTAATAGAATTTTTGTCTTTTTTGTTATCGCTTTTTCTACCGCCTCCGGTTTTAATGCAAAATTTTCTTCTTCTTTTGTTTTCACAAATACAGGGATGCCGCCAGCAACACCGAACATTTCAGGGTAAGAAACCCAGTATGGCGTAGGGATTATAACCTCATCCCCGGTATTGATCATAGCAAGTGCTATATTGAACAATGCGTGCTTTGCACCAACAGATACTATGATCTCATCTCTTGTGTATTCAAGTCCATTGTCACGCTTAAATTTTTCTATAACAGCATCCTTTAGCTCCGGGATACCATCAACAGGCATATACTTCGTGAACCCCTTTTTGATTGCATCTATAGCTGCTTCTTTTATATTCTCAGGGGTATCAAAATCAGGCTCACCTGCCCCAAAACCAACAACATCGATGCCCTGTGATTTTAACTCTTTTGCCTTTGTATCAATAGCTAATGTAGCCGACGGCTTTATTGCTTTAGCCCTTTCAGATAACATATATCCTCCTTTATTTGTATAATTTTTATTCCCATGAAACTATATCCGATTTCCGCTCTTTCATTTTTTTATTAAATTCTTGAACAACAACATCCGGGGCAAGTCCCTTTACCGATCCTCCGAGTGATAGAATTTCCTTTATGATCGTTGAGCTTATAAAAGAATACTTATCCTCCGTCATCATAAAAACTGTTTCTATATTTCCACTCAAATTCTTATTGGCGAGAGCCATTTGAAGCTCATATTCAAAATCGGTGACAGATCTTAATCCTTTCAATATAACTTCTGCTTTTTTTGCCTTGACATAATTAATGAGCAGGCCATTAAACGGCTCGGTTGTTACACGCTTTTCTTTTTTAAAGAGCTTTTTGATTATATCTATACGCTCCTCTGATGAAAAGAAAGGTTTTTTCCCGGATGAATTACCTGCAACTGCAATAATAATATTATCAAATATCTCCAATCCGCGTTCAACAATATTTATGTGTCCAAAGGTGATCGGGTCAAAAGAACCCGGGTATACTGCTATTTTAGCCATTCCTATTGCCTCTCATCATTGTTATACGGCTATCTCCATACTTATAGGTTTTTATTGTATGACTTCCGACGGTATCCTTTATAGATTCTTCGTTATACCCGGCGTGCTCAATACCGATTATATAGCTTTTATTCATAATGTTACTGTTCAGCAACTTCATTAAAATATTTCCATACACATCTTTCTCGGCATAAGGTGGATCAATATAAACTATATCAACATTGATGCCTTTATTCTTAATATGATCAATGGCATCAAAAGCATCCTTTTTCATAACTGTATATAAATTGTTGTCTGCCATTGCAAGGTTTTTAGACAATAATGTTACTGCCCTTTCTGCTTTTTCCACAAACCATACAAAACCCGCACCTCTACTTAATGCTTCTATACCCATTGCACCCGTTCCTGCAAACAGATCAAGAAATATTGCATCTTCTATACTATGTCCTATGATATCAAAAAAAGCCTCTCTTACCTTTGAAGACGTGGGCCTTATAGAATCATCCTTTAAAGTCTTTATTCCCCTGCTCTTATATTGTCCGGCTATTATTTTCGTGGTAAAGCCTCTTCCATTTCAAGTTTATCCTCCTCATTTGAGCGGCGGCGATCAGAATTCCGGACGATGTCTATAGTCTCTGCAATAACATCAAGAGATGGATCCGATTTATACGATATGGACAGCCTTTTTATCCGTTCCAGCAATTGCGGGATATATTTCATAAACCTATCGTTTCCTTTTACAATTTTTATATATCTGAATCTACCCGCAGCCTTCAACATTCGCTGGATGCTTATGAGTGTGAAAATATCTTTAAAGCCGCTATGCGCATAAGCATTTTTGTAAACATAGTAATCAACCATCTCATCTACAGCATCATCAGTAAGCTCAACATACGCATCTCTCAATAATGATGCTAGGTCATAGTGCGGCGGACCTATCAATGCGTCCTGGAAATCTATCGTGTAAATTTTCTTATGAAAATACATGAGGTTCCTTGAATGATAATCTCTGTGAACAAATGTGTTTGAGTATCTTTCAAAAAGCACTGAAAGCCCGTGAAAAAGTCTCTTTAACTTAGCCATGATATTTGGAGGCAGCTCTACGCCTGCCTTTTCAATCTCATATTCTATAAAATGATTAAACTCAAACTCGTAAAGATTGCTATTAAATCTGTTAGATCTTGCATAGCAGCCATCCGGGACATTGCTTTCTTTTACCTGGAACTTCCGCATCATATCTATTGCATTTTTGTACAATTCGGCGGATGAGCCATCTTTATTGACGATATCACCAAGCATGGTATTCCCGAGGTCCTGAAGGATCAGCATACTATTTGATTTGTTCGTATAATAAATGGAGGGCACATTTACATGCCATTGCAAAAGATACTTATGAATATTTATGAAAGGTAGTTCTGCAAAACCTTTTGAATGCTGTGCGATCTCCTCGGATACGATAGCTTTATCGGTCACTGCATTAACCATCACTATGTAGCTCTTATTTTTATCCGTACTGCATCTATAATAGCTTCTGTTAGATGCATCACCTAAAAGTTTATTTATGGACACAACAGAACCGATTTTAGACTCTTTGAATAAAAGCTCTATGTCTTTAATTATACCATCCATAGCATTGTCTATTTAATAATGTGTTACCAAAAAAATTGCAATAGGAAAACCTGCTTGCTTAACGCCGAGACGGACACCGGATTCCGCGTACCCGGTGCACGGTAGACTCCATCAATCTTGTTCCTGCCCTGATCTGAAATACGGGCAATTAAACGGATAGGTGCAGTCCATCATAATACAAATAGAACTGTTACACGATTGGCTTTAATTTATGACTACCTTGTGATACTATTTAAAAAATTACATCAATGAGGGTTGGTTGTAGCTTAAAGGAAAAATATGGCGGATAATAAAAAATATGTGGAACTGCTCTGGGCGGAGAAATATGATAAATATGAGAAAGGCGAAAAGACGCCTATAGAAAAGCCGAATCTGCCGTTTCAGGTCGTAGAAACAATCAATGAACCAAGGGCAAAGGATATGTCCGGCGGGCTTTTTAGTAAAAATGATTACCCTCAAAATTATCCTAAAGACTGGAAGAAC
This window contains:
- a CDS encoding phosphotransferase produces the protein MDGIIKDIELLFKESKIGSVVSINKLLGDASNRSYYRCSTDKNKSYIVMVNAVTDKAIVSEEIAQHSKGFAELPFINIHKYLLQWHVNVPSIYYTNKSNSMLILQDLGNTMLGDIVNKDGSSAELYKNAIDMMRKFQVKESNVPDGCYARSNRFNSNLYEFEFNHFIEYEIEKAGVELPPNIMAKLKRLFHGLSVLFERYSNTFVHRDYHSRNLMYFHKKIYTIDFQDALIGPPHYDLASLLRDAYVELTDDAVDEMVDYYVYKNAYAHSGFKDIFTLISIQRMLKAAGRFRYIKIVKGNDRFMKYIPQLLERIKRLSISYKSDPSLDVIAETIDIVRNSDRRRSNEEDKLEMEEALPRK
- the coaD gene encoding pantetheine-phosphate adenylyltransferase, yielding MAKIAVYPGSFDPITFGHINIVERGLEIFDNIIIAVAGNSSGKKPFFSSEERIDIIKKLFKKEKRVTTEPFNGLLINYVKAKKAEVILKGLRSVTDFEYELQMALANKNLSGNIETVFMMTEDKYSFISSTIIKEILSLGGSVKGLAPDVVVQEFNKKMKERKSDIVSWE
- a CDS encoding pyridoxal phosphate-dependent aminotransferase, translating into MLSERAKAIKPSATLAIDTKAKELKSQGIDVVGFGAGEPDFDTPENIKEAAIDAIKKGFTKYMPVDGIPELKDAVIEKFKRDNGLEYTRDEIIVSVGAKHALFNIALAMINTGDEVIIPTPYWVSYPEMFGVAGGIPVFVKTKEEENFALKPEAVEKAITKKTKILLINSPGNPSGAVYPKKDLEAIAEVVKKHNIFVVTDDIYEKLIYDGEKFSTIAQAKDMKSRTLLVHGVSKTYAMTGWRIGFTAGPKEIIKAMKNIQSQSTSNPTSIAMKASAEALRGPQDSVGKMVNEFDKRRKYLVDGLNKIKGIKCITPKGAFYAFPNISALYGKKFKGTIIKDSFDFADFLLNQVKVAVVPGAPFGAEENIRLSYATSLDTIKKGLERIEQAVSMLE
- the rsmD gene encoding 16S rRNA (guanine(966)-N(2))-methyltransferase RsmD, translated to MKTLKDDSIRPTSSKVREAFFDIIGHSIEDAIFLDLFAGTGAMGIEALSRGAGFVWFVEKAERAVTLLSKNLAMADNNLYTVMKKDAFDAIDHIKNKGINVDIVYIDPPYAEKDVYGNILMKLLNSNIMNKSYIIGIEHAGYNEESIKDTVGSHTIKTYKYGDSRITMMRGNRNG